One Gimesia aquarii DNA segment encodes these proteins:
- a CDS encoding GTPase domain-containing protein: MSSTLHEFSNLTQQLRDNLIALERETNRLDLSGLNDREWFEILQRKLIPQLSDHVYLVVAVVGGTNIGKSVIFNHLVNQQNSAISPLASQTRHPVCLVPKNFEQNHNLDKIFQGFEMTPWSSPEDPLKVDEQHLLFWKSSETLASNLLVLDTPDIDSDAEVNWERAERIRQCADVLVTVLTQQKYNDAAVKQFFREAAREDKVVITIFNQCELPDDEVYWPLWLNTFSHETGVRPEFVFIAPNDRQAATSLQLPFYARSFEPTNSQTDPVNTNTAPSDAPCDLMEVLSQLHFGEIKVQTLKGALNYLVEQDTGVPAYLREIKTRSNEFRSASELLSEHELAEIENWPAVPNTVIIDAVRKWWQSQREGWSAQVHGFYNTIGSGVLWPLRYIKSLRTEEKRPPMELYREQEWSVVLQTIERIYDRLMLVSELGNELLTNRLKTLLSGTSREQLLKTLHQEHSDLDLTAQLQELINSEMAFFKNESPQYYTFLKQLDRVGAVARPALSVGLFFVGFGAVGDAGTQLVTNTMIQSVVNVAGDVAGGAAATTVGETAVSSTASTGIGYLEAKFRRFHAVFAQRRTEWLADAVREHLLKTLPEELKSAVDLPDSEVYLTVQNSVLELKKQLGQLSVIETRT, translated from the coding sequence ATGTCATCTACCCTGCACGAATTTTCCAATCTCACCCAACAGCTCAGAGACAATCTGATTGCGCTCGAAAGGGAAACCAACCGGCTTGATCTCTCAGGCCTCAATGATCGTGAATGGTTTGAAATTCTGCAACGAAAATTGATCCCACAACTCTCCGACCATGTCTATCTGGTCGTTGCTGTCGTAGGTGGTACCAATATCGGCAAGAGTGTGATCTTCAATCATTTGGTGAATCAACAAAATAGCGCCATTAGTCCCCTGGCATCTCAGACAAGACACCCAGTCTGTTTAGTCCCTAAAAACTTTGAACAAAACCATAATTTGGACAAAATTTTTCAGGGGTTTGAGATGACTCCCTGGTCATCTCCTGAAGATCCCCTCAAAGTAGATGAGCAACACTTGTTATTTTGGAAAAGTAGTGAAACTCTGGCCTCTAATTTACTTGTACTGGATACACCAGACATCGACAGCGATGCGGAAGTGAATTGGGAACGTGCAGAACGAATCAGACAATGCGCGGATGTATTGGTCACAGTGTTAACACAACAGAAATACAATGATGCCGCTGTAAAACAGTTTTTTCGTGAAGCAGCTCGCGAAGACAAAGTCGTCATCACCATCTTCAATCAATGCGAACTGCCAGACGATGAAGTTTATTGGCCTTTGTGGCTTAATACTTTCAGCCATGAAACCGGAGTACGGCCTGAATTTGTTTTCATTGCTCCCAATGATCGTCAAGCCGCTACCAGCTTGCAGTTACCTTTTTATGCTCGGTCATTTGAACCAACAAACTCTCAAACTGATCCAGTCAACACTAATACCGCTCCTTCTGATGCTCCCTGCGATTTGATGGAGGTATTATCTCAACTGCATTTTGGGGAGATCAAAGTTCAAACACTGAAAGGCGCTTTAAACTATCTCGTCGAACAAGACACCGGGGTTCCCGCCTATCTCCGGGAGATCAAAACTCGCAGTAATGAGTTTCGTTCTGCTTCTGAGTTACTCTCGGAACATGAATTGGCGGAAATCGAAAATTGGCCTGCGGTACCGAATACTGTGATCATTGATGCTGTCCGCAAGTGGTGGCAATCTCAAAGAGAAGGTTGGTCAGCTCAGGTACATGGTTTTTATAATACAATTGGATCGGGAGTGCTGTGGCCGCTTCGCTATATCAAATCCTTACGAACCGAAGAAAAACGCCCTCCCATGGAACTTTATCGCGAACAAGAATGGTCTGTCGTGCTACAAACGATTGAACGAATTTATGACCGCCTTATGCTCGTCAGCGAATTAGGAAACGAATTATTAACCAATCGACTGAAAACATTACTTAGTGGCACCTCGCGCGAACAACTACTGAAGACTCTGCATCAAGAGCATTCTGATTTAGATCTCACTGCTCAACTTCAAGAGTTAATCAATAGTGAAATGGCATTCTTTAAAAATGAAAGCCCACAATATTATACGTTTTTGAAACAATTAGACAGAGTTGGAGCTGTAGCGCGACCTGCCTTGAGCGTCGGTTTATTTTTTGTTGGTTTTGGCGCGGTTGGCGATGCGGGTACCCAGCTCGTAACTAATACCATGATTCAGTCAGTGGTAAATGTAGCCGGTGATGTTGCCGGAGGGGCTGCGGCAACCACCGTGGGAGAGACAGCAGTTAGTAGCACTGCGTCAACAGGTATAGGATATCTTGAAGCAAAATTCCGAAGATTTCACGCAGTATTTGCACAACGACGCACGGAATGGCTGGCGGACGCTGTTCGAGAACACTTATTGAAAACACTTCCAGAGGAACTAAAATCAGCCGTTGACCTTCCCGATTCTGAAGTTTATCTGACAGTACAGAATTCGGTATTGGAACTAAAAAAACAGTTAGGCCAACTTTCTGTAATAGAAACAAGAACTTAA
- a CDS encoding alpha/beta hydrolase — translation MKNFFLCMKKSQLAQPVLTFMVISLLTTSALYAQGKDSKGPPKPKEVTLTAQGGWPISITYYESSNAADAPVVVLLHGKGGSKRTWDNQFAPILQQNGYAVISVDLRKHGKSKGNSADQGGNKNQKGRTKSKLSSLDYKAMIALDMEAVWRFLYKEHQKKRLNMQKTAIIASDMSVPIALNYALFDWSKIPYDDAPVLAAKTPKGQTVRAMVLISPVNSVTGVTSARPAMRLRDPLFGISFLVCTTKSDSLDRGSAKKLFTQLSPTPVPKELKTKYVLEEYRGKLRGTDMLGKRLGLEIDILKFLDKNLKKLPGDWSDRRPRYDREE, via the coding sequence GTGAAAAACTTTTTCCTCTGTATGAAGAAGAGTCAGTTAGCCCAACCAGTTTTAACATTCATGGTCATTTCACTTTTGACTACGAGTGCATTGTATGCACAGGGTAAAGACTCAAAAGGGCCTCCCAAGCCGAAAGAAGTTACGTTAACAGCGCAAGGTGGTTGGCCAATTTCTATTACTTATTACGAATCGAGTAATGCCGCTGATGCGCCCGTTGTTGTGCTTTTACATGGGAAGGGGGGGAGTAAAAGAACGTGGGATAACCAGTTTGCCCCCATCTTACAGCAAAATGGATATGCAGTCATTTCCGTTGATTTGAGGAAACATGGGAAAAGTAAAGGGAACTCAGCTGACCAAGGGGGAAACAAAAATCAAAAAGGGAGAACGAAGTCAAAGTTGTCCTCATTAGATTACAAGGCAATGATTGCCCTGGATATGGAAGCAGTCTGGAGATTTCTCTATAAAGAACATCAGAAAAAACGCTTGAATATGCAGAAGACAGCAATTATCGCTTCAGACATGAGTGTTCCAATTGCTTTAAATTATGCCCTGTTTGACTGGAGTAAAATTCCTTATGATGATGCACCTGTGCTCGCGGCCAAAACTCCCAAAGGACAAACTGTTAGAGCAATGGTATTAATCTCACCGGTTAACAGTGTAACAGGTGTTACCTCTGCTCGTCCTGCGATGCGATTGCGAGATCCATTATTCGGAATCAGTTTTTTAGTATGTACGACTAAAAGTGATTCACTTGATCGAGGTTCTGCCAAAAAACTATTTACGCAGTTGTCTCCAACTCCCGTTCCAAAGGAGCTGAAAACGAAATACGTGCTTGAGGAGTACCGTGGAAAGCTTCGAGGCACTGATATGCTTGGGAAGCGTTTAGGTCTTGAAATTGATATTCTTAAATTCCTAGACAAGAATCTCAAAAAACTACCTGGTGACTGGTCTGATCGAAGGCCGCGATATGATCGTGAAGAATAG
- a CDS encoding thioredoxin family protein: MNTLIPVTMVLSLSLAPMKTVEMPQLPEHVVELFKMEKDVSNHQILLFTASWCPACVQMKTNEFPALKEKNWDIGSDKSNHIRVIDVDQHQDLSDKYGVQSLPTLILLIDGKEVSRSGALNAYSIAEMFYNRK, from the coding sequence ATGAATACGCTCATACCTGTGACAATGGTGTTATCTCTTTCTTTGGCGCCGATGAAAACAGTGGAAATGCCTCAACTGCCAGAGCATGTCGTTGAATTATTTAAAATGGAGAAAGATGTATCCAATCATCAAATACTCCTGTTTACTGCTAGTTGGTGCCCTGCTTGTGTGCAGATGAAAACAAACGAATTTCCCGCGCTGAAAGAAAAGAACTGGGATATTGGTTCGGACAAGTCAAACCACATTCGAGTCATCGATGTTGACCAGCATCAGGACCTAAGCGACAAGTATGGTGTGCAATCTTTACCGACTCTGATATTATTAATCGATGGCAAAGAAGTCAGCCGGTCGGGAGCACTTAATGCTTATAGTATTGCTGAGATGTTCTACAATCGTAAATAA
- a CDS encoding DUF485 domain-containing protein: MAGFDHGSNEPDEQENIETINRNTRWGLKLFAVYLVLYGGFVFLNTFSPAKMEVVVFAGLNLAIVYGFTLIIAAFVLAIIYGWLCRNDLSSSSSENEEVAQ; this comes from the coding sequence ATGGCAGGTTTTGACCACGGGTCCAACGAGCCTGATGAGCAAGAAAACATCGAGACGATTAATCGTAATACTCGTTGGGGTCTCAAGCTATTCGCCGTTTATCTTGTCCTTTATGGCGGGTTCGTTTTTCTAAATACGTTCTCTCCTGCAAAAATGGAGGTCGTTGTTTTTGCTGGATTAAATCTGGCAATAGTTTATGGCTTTACTTTAATTATCGCTGCATTTGTGCTGGCGATTATCTATGGGTGGTTATGCCGTAATGATCTTTCCTCCTCAAGCTCTGAAAACGAGGAGGTAGCTCAATGA
- a CDS encoding GTPase, translating into MPTSELAQIEMLAAVDRLIHQLKLWSEQKTGWKTANHCQTVIRQLLPRLDMLRVRLESPLVIATFGGTGTGKSSLVNALIGSYCTTSGRQRPTTTKPVLIAHTETDLDRLGLNLSQFQVEQKKIDELRNIILIDCPDPDTSESTGEENNLTRLQHIIPLCDILLYTSTQQKYRSSRVSEELKEAAIGRRLIFVQTHASLDEDIRDDWKQQLSHQFEVPEIYFVDSVRALEDQLADRPLQEEFANLQNILSTQLGKSERLQVRRANLLELIQNAIDHCSQKINTALPAIQELESFLKQQQAALTTQMSQELRKELLISRNLWERRLLSCVSDSWGFSPFSTMLRVYNGLGNLFASASLFRARNSAQVALIGALQGARWIGNRQKEHATEDRLKRIGSFGLDDNKLRESQLLIDGYAQEAGLETTQAHLSGSLENIQSEAASVEEQFLNDAGTKIDGIITKLAHKNSGWFTRILYETLFLSLVIYALVRIGKNFFYDSFLDETHILAIDFYVTAGVIFLIWSGFLVMMFTRKLKRGLEQEINQLSDNLAKAKLSHGLFPHLERECQQVHFLQHSLERMRSEVHQLRTEVATSKILGAWKVTEAIPGSGSEAPHMTSQ; encoded by the coding sequence ATGCCTACATCTGAGTTAGCCCAAATTGAAATGCTGGCAGCCGTGGATCGTTTAATTCACCAGCTCAAATTATGGAGTGAGCAGAAAACCGGCTGGAAAACAGCAAACCACTGTCAGACAGTGATTCGCCAATTACTACCCCGGCTGGATATGTTACGCGTACGTCTTGAATCCCCGCTGGTCATTGCGACCTTTGGTGGAACAGGTACGGGTAAAAGTAGTTTGGTCAATGCGTTAATTGGTTCTTATTGCACAACATCAGGCCGACAACGTCCGACCACGACAAAACCAGTCCTCATTGCTCATACAGAAACAGACCTGGATCGCCTAGGATTAAACTTAAGTCAATTTCAGGTTGAACAAAAGAAAATTGATGAACTACGTAACATCATTCTCATTGACTGCCCAGATCCTGACACCTCTGAATCCACGGGAGAGGAAAATAATCTCACCCGCTTGCAACATATCATCCCGCTGTGTGATATCCTGCTTTACACTTCAACTCAACAGAAATATCGATCATCGCGTGTTTCAGAAGAACTAAAAGAGGCAGCCATTGGTCGCCGTCTGATCTTTGTACAAACTCATGCAAGTTTAGATGAAGACATTCGAGACGATTGGAAACAGCAACTTTCGCATCAGTTTGAAGTTCCAGAAATTTACTTTGTCGACTCCGTACGAGCCCTGGAAGACCAACTGGCTGATCGACCATTACAAGAAGAGTTTGCTAATCTACAAAACATCTTAAGTACACAACTTGGGAAATCGGAGCGTTTGCAGGTAAGGCGTGCGAATTTGCTCGAATTAATTCAGAATGCCATCGATCATTGTTCACAAAAAATAAACACCGCTTTACCAGCCATTCAAGAACTGGAATCATTTCTAAAACAACAACAGGCAGCACTCACGACTCAAATGTCTCAAGAACTCCGTAAAGAGTTACTCATCAGCCGTAATCTCTGGGAACGGCGATTACTCTCCTGCGTCTCTGACTCTTGGGGCTTCAGCCCGTTTTCTACAATGCTACGTGTTTATAATGGCTTGGGAAATCTATTTGCTTCTGCCAGCTTATTTCGAGCAAGAAATTCTGCACAAGTCGCACTGATTGGAGCACTTCAAGGCGCGCGGTGGATTGGAAACCGTCAAAAAGAACACGCGACAGAAGACCGCTTAAAGCGAATCGGATCTTTTGGGTTGGATGACAATAAGCTGAGAGAATCTCAATTATTAATCGATGGTTATGCACAGGAAGCAGGTCTTGAAACAACCCAGGCACACCTTTCCGGCTCGCTGGAAAATATTCAATCAGAGGCCGCTTCCGTCGAAGAACAGTTTCTGAATGATGCTGGCACAAAGATTGACGGTATTATCACAAAGCTAGCGCATAAAAACTCGGGATGGTTCACTAGAATTTTGTACGAGACTCTGTTTCTCTCATTGGTTATTTATGCATTGGTCCGAATTGGAAAGAATTTTTTCTACGATTCGTTTCTGGATGAAACACATATCCTCGCCATTGATTTTTATGTCACAGCGGGCGTGATTTTTCTAATTTGGTCTGGTTTTCTGGTGATGATGTTTACCAGAAAATTGAAACGAGGCCTCGAACAGGAAATCAACCAGCTTTCTGACAATCTCGCAAAAGCAAAATTATCCCACGGACTTTTTCCGCATTTAGAAAGAGAATGTCAGCAAGTCCACTTTCTACAACACTCACTCGAACGCATGAGAAGTGAAGTTCATCAACTACGAACTGAGGTTGCTACTTCCAAAATCCTGGGTGCCTGGAAAGTAACTGAGGCTATACCAGGTAGTGGCTCTGAAGCACCGCATATGACTTCACAATAA
- the glgX gene encoding glycogen debranching protein GlgX encodes MGRELVHSLSSPIHSMHTFSYGAVPQDNGVHFSVYSRSAKAMWLLLYDHVEDLEPSEVIKFNQEYGRLGDIWTAFISGIGPGQLYHFQADGPFQPEIGQRFDKRARLIDPYAKALAGNFQPSPDGIVRPPKCVVVDDQFDWHGDRHVRHHLADTVIYEMHVRGFTNSPTSGVENPGSYLGVIEKIPYLIDLGVTAVELMPVHEFPMNEPDGSFTDHQNYWGYETLAFFAPHRGFATNPEPGAQVREFKEMVRALHEAGIEVIMDVVFNHTAEGNENGPTLSFRGLENQVYYHLDQGGKYYKNYSGCGNAINGNHPVVREMIFHCLRYWTCNYHIDGFRFDLASILSRDRSGNLVPSPPLVEAIAEDPLLADTKLIAEAWDAAGAYQVGSFSHMRWAEWNGRYRDDIRRFWRGDVPTLGDYATRLSGSSDLYQQTGREPFHGVNFITAHDGFTLNDLVSYEHKHNYANREDNQDGENNNISMNFGVEGPTDDPAINGMRERQIKNMLATLFLSQGVPMLLSGDECRRTQRGNNNTYCQDNLISWFDWSLIEKYNGLYRFCKELIHFRLCEPTLRQRKFLTGHSDGVEKLPDISWFNVMGQSVDWKQDTHCLLSILGARHSSRRVRDGSDIMILVNSSPDAQAFELPVGIKPKEWNLTIDTSAQSPLDIFPKRDGATLHPRVSVLPARSLRCYVRRDTRR; translated from the coding sequence ATGGGTCGCGAATTGGTACATTCTTTAAGTTCCCCGATTCACTCAATGCATACATTTTCCTATGGAGCAGTTCCACAGGATAATGGAGTGCATTTTTCTGTATATAGCCGCTCAGCAAAGGCGATGTGGTTGCTGCTTTACGACCATGTTGAAGATTTAGAGCCGTCAGAAGTCATTAAATTCAATCAAGAATATGGGCGATTGGGAGATATCTGGACCGCTTTTATTTCTGGAATCGGGCCAGGGCAACTTTATCATTTTCAAGCTGATGGTCCTTTTCAGCCAGAGATCGGTCAGCGTTTTGATAAGCGGGCTCGTCTGATAGACCCTTATGCCAAAGCATTGGCTGGTAATTTCCAACCTTCACCCGATGGTATTGTGCGCCCGCCGAAGTGTGTTGTCGTCGATGATCAATTTGACTGGCACGGTGATCGACACGTTAGACATCACTTGGCTGATACGGTCATTTATGAAATGCATGTGCGTGGATTTACCAATTCACCCACTAGTGGCGTTGAAAATCCTGGGTCTTATTTAGGTGTAATTGAAAAAATTCCCTACCTGATTGATCTGGGAGTAACAGCTGTCGAATTGATGCCGGTTCATGAATTTCCCATGAACGAGCCAGATGGTTCTTTTACAGATCATCAAAACTATTGGGGTTATGAAACTCTGGCTTTCTTTGCACCTCATCGAGGATTTGCAACTAATCCAGAACCTGGGGCTCAGGTTCGCGAATTCAAAGAGATGGTTCGTGCTTTACACGAGGCTGGTATCGAAGTCATTATGGATGTCGTTTTCAATCACACGGCTGAAGGGAACGAGAATGGCCCCACGCTTTCTTTCAGAGGCTTAGAAAATCAAGTTTACTACCATCTTGATCAAGGTGGGAAATACTATAAAAACTATTCTGGTTGTGGAAACGCGATCAATGGTAATCACCCAGTTGTCCGAGAGATGATCTTTCACTGCCTCAGGTACTGGACTTGCAACTATCACATTGATGGTTTCCGTTTTGATCTGGCCTCTATCTTAAGCCGTGATAGAAGTGGAAATCTTGTGCCAAGTCCTCCTCTGGTTGAAGCTATTGCTGAAGATCCTTTGTTGGCAGATACAAAACTCATCGCAGAAGCCTGGGATGCGGCCGGTGCCTATCAAGTGGGTTCGTTCTCACACATGCGTTGGGCTGAATGGAACGGGCGATACCGTGATGATATTCGGCGTTTTTGGCGCGGAGATGTTCCGACATTGGGAGACTATGCCACTCGGCTTTCTGGTTCGAGCGATCTCTATCAACAAACTGGTCGTGAACCGTTTCATGGTGTGAATTTTATCACGGCCCACGATGGGTTTACTTTAAATGACCTCGTGAGCTATGAACACAAGCATAATTATGCGAATCGCGAAGACAACCAGGATGGCGAAAACAATAATATCAGTATGAATTTTGGTGTTGAAGGACCTACTGATGATCCAGCCATTAACGGAATGCGAGAGCGGCAGATTAAGAACATGCTCGCGACTCTGTTCCTGAGCCAGGGCGTTCCAATGCTCCTCTCTGGCGATGAATGCCGCAGGACGCAACGTGGGAATAATAATACATATTGTCAGGATAATCTTATTTCCTGGTTCGATTGGTCGTTAATCGAAAAGTACAACGGTTTATATCGATTTTGCAAAGAGTTGATTCATTTCCGACTTTGTGAGCCGACATTAAGACAGCGAAAATTTCTCACAGGACACTCAGATGGTGTTGAAAAGCTGCCTGATATCAGTTGGTTCAATGTGATGGGGCAAAGTGTAGATTGGAAGCAAGATACGCATTGCCTCTTGTCAATTCTTGGAGCAAGACACTCTTCGCGTCGGGTTCGCGATGGTTCTGATATCATGATCTTGGTGAATTCCTCTCCTGATGCACAGGCATTTGAGTTGCCAGTTGGTATCAAACCCAAGGAATGGAATTTGACAATTGATACTTCCGCGCAGTCTCCGCTTGACATTTTCCCCAAGCGAGATGGAGCAACATTACATCCAAGAGTCTCAGTACTACCTGCTCGTTCATTACGTTGTTATGTGCGACGTGACACACGTCGATGA
- a CDS encoding undecaprenyl-diphosphate phosphatase, with protein MTWLKMTLLSIIQGISEFLPISSSGHLVIAENLLGIQADQTDVNIVLHAGTLLSILIFYRRTIILLMTQDRRVVPLMIVGTLPVVVIGLAAKKFAEHMLESALLAGCMLPITGLFLLLIPRIPPTKQSYTEISYKQALVVGFAQAVAILPGISRSGSTIVAGLLTGMSRQSAATFSFLLAIPAILGATILEVIEMLTHKHVSTPLSLLAMGAVISAIIGLIALGLLVRWLEKGKLHYFAYWCIPLGILIVIMQLV; from the coding sequence ATGACCTGGTTAAAAATGACCCTGCTCTCAATCATTCAGGGAATTAGTGAGTTTCTTCCGATCAGTTCTTCAGGTCATTTAGTCATTGCCGAGAACCTACTTGGTATTCAGGCAGATCAGACCGATGTCAACATTGTCCTACATGCGGGGACTCTGCTTTCAATACTGATTTTTTATCGCAGAACAATCATATTACTAATGACTCAAGACCGAAGAGTCGTTCCACTTATGATTGTGGGCACACTTCCTGTGGTCGTGATTGGTTTGGCTGCAAAAAAATTTGCTGAGCACATGCTGGAAAGCGCATTACTAGCAGGTTGTATGCTACCCATTACAGGGCTCTTTCTGTTATTAATTCCCCGCATTCCCCCGACAAAACAAAGCTACACGGAAATATCTTACAAGCAAGCGTTAGTTGTTGGTTTCGCGCAGGCAGTAGCGATTCTGCCAGGCATTTCTCGCAGCGGTAGTACGATCGTGGCAGGTTTGCTCACAGGAATGTCAAGGCAGTCCGCAGCCACATTTTCTTTCCTGCTAGCGATTCCCGCGATTCTGGGCGCCACTATTCTTGAGGTAATCGAAATGCTAACGCATAAACACGTCAGCACGCCGTTAAGCCTATTGGCTATGGGAGCGGTAATCTCTGCCATTATTGGTTTAATCGCACTGGGATTACTGGTCCGTTGGCTAGAGAAAGGAAAGCTACACTACTTCGCATACTGGTGCATCCCGCTGGGAATTCTCATTGTCATCATGCAGTTAGTTTGA
- a CDS encoding ComEA family DNA-binding protein: protein MQEEHPEEIPKPFLGLQRDDQFFLGTLLIAILVLAVIYIGQLSRWGTEPIEIKRQNHLPYDYQIDINKATWVEFAQLKGIGPVLGKRIVAYRDEHGPFQSIDDLLMVKNIGPVKLNENRIYFKPIPISPE, encoded by the coding sequence ATGCAGGAAGAACATCCTGAAGAAATCCCGAAACCATTTCTGGGACTGCAAAGAGATGACCAGTTTTTTCTGGGTACGCTCTTGATTGCGATTCTGGTTCTCGCAGTAATCTATATTGGCCAACTTTCCCGCTGGGGTACTGAACCGATAGAAATCAAAAGACAAAACCATCTACCTTATGACTATCAAATTGACATTAACAAGGCGACATGGGTTGAGTTTGCACAATTAAAGGGAATTGGCCCAGTCTTGGGAAAAAGAATTGTTGCATACCGAGACGAACATGGCCCCTTCCAGTCGATTGATGATTTATTGATGGTCAAAAATATTGGCCCAGTAAAACTAAATGAAAACCGAATTTATTTCAAACCAATACCAATTTCCCCTGAATAA
- a CDS encoding cation acetate symporter — protein sequence MIYEPSFMAVLVFGVIVAITLGLSFWLGAKAKSSKGYFAAGGGIHWFINGVAFAGDYLSAASFLGICGMIAFYGYDGFLYSIGYLAGWIVALFVIAEPLKRMGRFTFADALDSKFQSRGIKLAAAISTLVVSIFYLIPQMVGAGVLITPLLGFPHYVGVLMVGTIVILIVVTAGMVSTTYVQFLKGSLLVIFSTVLTVLILQRGLSTDPENHGKPTHHFQIFGPAASDNIDYWKSELKLDDKDTLIPLNQGAWAKKGFLQLTKDKIVSYWKLTKNSEQQFFLSETQYQQKNKNGSILINGLPQGSGEGQTDFYPVGRISKLPNNETKTGSLGPAEFLSTIRESELILWGSETIKEKDGTVLTIYFPKPTSGQKVLSPGNHPKFAGIRGDDIWGKLNFLSLMLALFCGTASLPHILIRYYTVKDQASARKSTIVGIGSIGYFYILTLFMGFGAMTSGALDVTNSNMAAPLLAKSIGDWLFAVISAIAFTTVLGTVSGLIIASSGAVVHDLMSSFMKIEMNDFAKVRIAKIASVVVGVIAIILGILFEKFNVNYLVGWAFSVAASANLPALVMLLFWSKTTKQGITAAIFVGMMSSLGWILLSADTYKGVYGLSPESAIVPFSQPGLVTIPLGFLTLVIVSLLTQQKSVGTEQ from the coding sequence ATGATCTATGAGCCCTCTTTCATGGCAGTGCTTGTATTCGGAGTCATTGTCGCCATTACACTGGGACTTAGTTTCTGGCTCGGCGCAAAAGCAAAATCATCAAAAGGCTATTTTGCTGCCGGTGGTGGGATCCACTGGTTTATTAACGGAGTCGCATTTGCGGGAGATTATCTCTCTGCAGCTTCGTTTCTAGGCATCTGCGGTATGATTGCCTTCTATGGTTATGACGGATTTCTTTACTCCATTGGATATCTGGCTGGCTGGATTGTGGCACTCTTTGTGATTGCAGAACCGCTCAAACGCATGGGGCGTTTCACTTTTGCCGACGCGTTAGACAGTAAGTTTCAATCGAGGGGTATTAAACTGGCGGCTGCCATCAGTACTCTCGTAGTCAGTATCTTTTATCTGATCCCACAAATGGTCGGTGCCGGCGTTTTAATTACACCGCTACTTGGATTCCCCCATTATGTTGGCGTGCTGATGGTGGGAACGATTGTCATTTTAATTGTTGTAACAGCAGGCATGGTCAGTACGACTTATGTGCAATTCCTGAAAGGTTCATTGCTTGTTATCTTCAGCACGGTTCTGACCGTCCTGATCCTACAACGAGGTCTTTCAACAGATCCTGAAAATCATGGAAAACCAACACATCACTTCCAGATTTTTGGTCCTGCTGCTTCCGATAATATCGATTACTGGAAATCAGAATTAAAACTGGATGACAAAGACACACTGATTCCTTTGAACCAAGGAGCCTGGGCAAAAAAAGGTTTTCTTCAGCTCACCAAAGATAAAATTGTCAGTTATTGGAAATTAACAAAAAATTCAGAGCAACAATTCTTTCTATCGGAAACGCAATATCAACAAAAAAATAAAAATGGTTCGATTCTTATTAATGGACTGCCTCAAGGAAGCGGTGAAGGACAAACCGATTTCTATCCTGTGGGGCGCATCAGTAAGTTACCAAATAACGAAACGAAAACAGGCTCTCTGGGACCTGCGGAATTTCTCAGTACAATCCGCGAGAGTGAATTGATCCTCTGGGGCTCCGAAACGATCAAAGAAAAAGATGGTACAGTTCTGACCATCTATTTCCCCAAGCCAACATCAGGCCAAAAAGTTCTCAGTCCGGGCAATCACCCCAAGTTCGCAGGTATACGTGGCGATGATATTTGGGGGAAATTAAACTTCCTGTCTTTAATGCTTGCTTTGTTCTGTGGGACAGCTTCACTTCCCCATATTCTCATCCGGTATTACACAGTCAAGGATCAAGCGAGTGCCAGGAAAAGTACAATTGTTGGTATCGGAAGTATAGGCTACTTCTACATTCTGACATTGTTTATGGGTTTCGGAGCCATGACCAGTGGAGCGCTTGATGTAACGAACTCTAATATGGCAGCCCCACTTCTTGCCAAAAGTATCGGTGACTGGCTGTTCGCGGTAATTTCTGCGATTGCTTTTACGACCGTCTTGGGAACTGTGAGTGGACTCATTATTGCTTCTAGTGGTGCTGTCGTACATGACTTGATGTCGAGCTTCATGAAAATCGAAATGAACGATTTTGCAAAAGTCCGCATTGCAAAAATCGCCTCAGTTGTTGTCGGTGTGATCGCTATTATTCTGGGAATTCTGTTTGAGAAGTTCAATGTGAATTATCTAGTTGGCTGGGCATTCAGCGTTGCCGCTTCTGCAAATCTACCCGCCTTAGTCATGCTGTTATTCTGGTCCAAGACGACGAAACAGGGCATTACAGCTGCAATCTTTGTCGGTATGATGTCCTCATTAGGATGGATTCTGCTAAGTGCAGACACTTATAAAGGCGTTTATGGACTCTCACCAGAGAGCGCCATCGTTCCATTCAGTCAACCAGGTCTGGTTACAATTCCATTAGGCTTTCTAACCCTGGTAATTGTTTCACTCTTAACACAACAGAAATCTGTAGGAACTGAACAGTGA